The nucleotide window TGACCGGGCATTGCCCATGCCCCCTCCGCTATGGGCTGCGTTTGCGGCGGCCTCGACCCGACGGCGGCTCGATGGAGGCACCCCCTCGCCGCGGACCGCTCGCCTCTTGGTTCGGGAAAACGCTCATGTGGACGCACACGCCCTCGGCCACGAGCGCCTGGCCAACAACAGCCTTCGACTCGAACCTCCAGTCCTGGCCGACACCCACCGATGGGCACGGCTGGCAGGCGACCTCGCCGAGATGCTCCAACAGGGCACCGGCGCCCTTCGGTGTGAATGGCCTGCTCCTCGCCTTCTGTCTTCCGAGAGCATCGAGCACGTAGCCGGTGATAAGGCGCGGCCAGACACGGCGGAGTGTCTCCGCCTTGTCGAAGAGGTCAACCGCGACGAACTCGCCGTTGATGGCGGCGACGACGCCCTGCGCGCTGTCGGGCCAGGGCAGGGCATCAGTGTATCCATCGAGCGTTTCCTGCCGCTGCTTGATGGCGTCGTGCAAGGCCATGGTCGGAGAGTGGGCAGCCACGGACCCCAGGCAGCAGGAGACCTCTTCCCACACGGCCCCCTGGTTGCTTGCCGCAACGCCTTCGGTCCGCAGGCTCCGGCTGACGTCGCGGCTCTTGCGGGCGCGGAGCTTCGAAGGCGAGTAGCCCCCCACAGCAAATGCCCGCGACGCGTGGTGCCAGCGTCCCTGCTCAACGCACGAGACGGGAATCCGCGTCTCCGCCTTCGGTGGGAGAAGCACGCTGGTGTTGAGGATGCGGTTCTGCTTCGCACCGACCAGCTCCTCCCCGTCGAGGAGCAGCACCATTGTCTCCGCTGTGCTCTTCACCAGCAGTTCGGGCACGGTGCCGAACTCGCCGACCTCCGTGATCGCCAGTGTCCCCGCCTCGATGGCATCAGCACCCAGGACGTAGTCCAGCTTGCCGTTGCTGTCGCCCCTCAGAGGGACGAGCGTCAGGTTGAGGTGGCCGAATGCCTCGCCGACCGCCAGCGGCGCGAGGAACGCCCCGAGAGTTGTGACCGTCTCATCCTTGCCCATCCGATCCTCCTTTCGCCGAGTGCTCGGCTTTCGCCTGCAATAGCATAGCTGGAGGGTGTGACAGGGATGGTCTCGCCCAGCCATGCGGCCGGGGAGCCGGGGGGTGACAGGCGTGGTCACACGCCCAGCCTGTGGGGAGGGACAGGGAATGGCAGGGCCAGATGATGGGGGCGCCGGAGGATGGTTTTTTTCTCCGTGTTCGCGTCGTTAGTCCAACTGGGTGGCCTCTTCGGTAGGGACCAGTTGGCGCACCGAACGGCATGCTTCGTGGGGACAGTCTCTGCGCTACGCCTCTCGCTGCTCGCAGCAGTAGGTGGCCTGCGCGGCGGCAAGCTCGTCAGCAACCTCGCCAGCGAGTTCCTTCGGGGCGAGCACCGTGGCGTGGCGGCCGAAGCCGAGCACCCAGCGCTTGAACTCGGTCGTGTCGGCAAGCTCGAATTGGGCGATGACGTGGTCGGAGGAGTCTTCGGCGAGCTTCTGGCTCGGATGCCACTGAAGTTCGCGAACGTTCACCGCGGCCCAGCCGCTGAACCGCACCTTCGCCACCACGCGCTCGCCGGGCGTGAAGATCCCGAAGCTGCCGTGCAGGTACTCCTGGAGTGAGAAGTCGTAGGGACGCTCGAAGGTCTCTCCCGTCAGCTCGACGCCGAGCAGGCGCTCGACCTTCAGGGTCCGCATCTCGTTGTGGTCAGGCAGGCGGGCCACGCAGTAGAGGCTCATGCCGAACAGCACAATGCCATAAGGTTCCAGCCGCCACTCATAGATGTTGCCACTATGGGCGGACCTGTAGCGCACCTTGAGCACGCGGCTCTCAGCGACGGCCTGGTTGATGGTGCGGATTTCCTTGTCCTGGGCCGAATAGTCGTGGCCGGGCATGCTCTTCACGAACAGCCGCTCGTCGAGGGAACGGAAGTAGGTCAGGGCCTTCGACGGCAGCATCGTCTTGATCTTGTCGAGTGCGGAGGAGAGGCCGTCGCCGAACTGCGTCCCCGCGAGCGGCGCCAAAAGCTGGCGGCTCAGGTAGAGGCTGAGCATCTCCGTGACCGAGAGGAGCACCTGGCCCGTCTCGACGAAGTCGCGGGAGAGCTTCCAGAACCGCTTCCCAAAGTCCCGCTGCTCAAACAAGATGGGGAAGCCGACCTCCTGGAGCACACCGAGGTCCCGCTTTACCTGGCGGACGCTACAGCCCACGCGCTCAGCCAGTTCCTCCGCGCTGGTGCCGAAGCGGTACGACTGGAGCAGCTTCAGAAGGTTCCATTGGCGGATGAGCGGTTCGCCGCGAGCCACGTCTCCATCCTTTCCTGCCGCGAGTTACGTGCCGGCCTCGTCCGCCCTGTGCTCTCCGAGGAGGATGGCGAGGCCGGCGGGCGAGGCGGAGGCGCAGATGGCCTCCATCGCGTCGAGGAAGACCTCCCTGCCACGCCAGAAGGGGAAGCTGCCGAGCCGCCTTGGCAACGCCGCGGCGATGGGCGGGATGCGGACTTCGCCCAGGGGGATCGTCTTCGGGTCGTCAGCGCCCCAGAAGGCCCCAGGCTCGGCGGGCAAAGGCTCCGGCGGCGACACCGGCTCGCTCGCCGCCTCCGGCTTCGGCTGTGAGGCAGCCTTGGCGCCGAGGAGCGCGACGAGCTTCTCGCGGGTCATGCCCCGAAGCTTGAAGATGAGGAACGGGTCGCGGTCGAACTCCTCGCCCAGCAGGTAGTAGACGGCGGCGACATGCTTGCAGGGGTTCGACCAGTCGGGGCACGAGCAGTCGGTCACGAGGTCCTTGCTCTTCCCCGGGAAGAGCGAGAGGCCGGCGGCGCTGAAGGCCCCCTCGATGTTCTCCGGCATCTCGCCCGCGAGGAGCTTTGCCGCGAAGATCGCCTGCTTGCCGAGCGACTCCGCCAGCTTCTCCCAGTCGGCCTTGGTGAGCGCGGCGACCTTGATGACGACGTCGTAGGGCTCCGGGCGGGAGCCCTGGACCTTCGCGGTGACGGTGCCCTCGCCAACCTCGAGGTGTGTGACCTGGCCGCTTCGGGCGTAGGAGCGGCCGCGGCCGAGGCGCGCGCCGATGTCGAAGCTCTCCAGCACGGCGATCCAGCGCCTGGCCCACCAGCTCTGGCCGAAGCCGCCGCGCCGGGTCTGCGCCTTGATGCCGCCCTTGGCCTCGCGCGGGCGCGAGGGGGCGAAGTGGCGGTAGTAGCCGTCGTCGTAGTCGCGCCAGCGGCGCCATCGCGACATGCTATTCTCCTCGGACAGCCATCGCCTTCAGCCATAGTGGATGAATGGATGAATGCCAGACATCCGCCGACCCATTCCTTCATTCATCCACCCATCCACTCATCCATTCATCCTCGACCGAGATGCGCGCAAACAGGGGCCTACTCCCCGACCGCTTCCGCTCTCAGAGCGAAGAGTTCCTTGAGCTGCTGGTTCGACAGTTCCGTGAGCCAGCCCTCGCCCGTGCCGACGACCTCCGCGGCCACCTCCTTCTTCCGCTCGATCATCTCGTCTATCTTCTCCTCCAGGGTGCCGGCGCAGAGGAACTTGTGGACCTGGACGTTTCGCGTCTGGCCGATGCGGAAGGCGCGGTCGGTCGCCTGGTTCTCCACCGCCGGGTTCCACCAGCGGTCGAAGTGAAAGACGTGGTTCGCCCGCGTGAGGTTCAGCCCCGTGCCGCCGGCCTTGAGCGACAGGATGAAGAGGGGCGGGCCGCCATCGGTCTGGAACCGCTCGACCATGCGGTCGCGCTGGGCCTTGGGCACGCCGCCGTGGAGGAAGAGGGCCTCGCGGCCAAAGGTCTCCTCGAGGTGGCGCTTGAGGATGGCGCCCATTTCGGCGAACTGGGTGAAGACGAGCGCGCGGTCGCCCACCTCGATGGCCTCCTCGAGCATCTCGCCCAGGCGCGCGAGCTTGCCCGAGCGGCCGGGGAGGGCCGAGTTGTCGCCGAGGAACTGCGCGGGGTGGTTGCACACCTGCTTGAGCTTCGAGAGCGTGGCGAGGACGACGCCCTTGCGCTGGATGCCCTCGGCGCCTTCGAGGGCATCCTCGGCGTCCTTCACCACCGCGGCGTAGAGCGACGCCTGCTCCTTCGTGAGGGTGCAGAAGACCTTCATCTCCTGCTTCTCGGGGAGGTCGGCGATGATGCTCTTGTCGGTCTTCAGCCGCCGCAGGATGAAGGGGCCGGTGAGGCGCCGAAGCCGCGCGGCCGCCTCGGGGTCGCGGTCGGTCTGAATCGGAATGAAGAACTCGCGCTTGAACCCCGCCTGCGAGCCGAGGAAGCCGGGGTTGAGGAACTCCATGAGCGACCAGAGGTCGCCGACGTTGTTCTCGACGGGCGTGCCGGTGAGGGCGACGCGGTAGTCGGCCCCGAGCGAGCGGGCGGCGCGGGCCTGCTTCGTCTCGGGGTTCTTGATGTTCTGCGCCTCGTCGAGGACGACGCCCAGCCACGGCACCTTCTGGAGGTGTTCGATGTCGCGGTGAAGGAGTGCATAGCTGGAGACGACGAGGGCGTGGCGCTGGGCCTCCTCTGCGAAGTCCTCGCCCCGGTTCCGCTCGAGGCCGTGGTGCACCATCACGGGCAGGCCGGGGGTGAACCGCTCGGCCTCCTTCTGCCAGTTGCTCACCACCGACGTGGGGCAGATGAGGAGCACGGGGCGCCGCCCGTTCGCCTCCCAGTCGCGCTGGAACAGGGCCAGAGCCTGGATGGTCTTCCCCAAGCCCATGTCGTCGGCGAGGCAGGCGCCGAGGCCCCACTGCCGCAGGAAGGCGAGCCAGGCGTAGCCGCGGGCCTGGTAGGGACGCAGCGCGCCCACGAAGCCCTGCGGCACGGGGAGTTCGCCAATCCCGGCCCGCCCGTCAAGCTGGCGGAGCACGTCGCCCACCCACCCCGTGGCCTCGATGCCGGCGAGCGGCATGCCGCCCACGGCCTCCGCCGCGCCCAGGCTCATCTGCACGACTTGCCGCGCGGTGAGCGTCTCCGTCCCCCTCTTCCGCCAGAAGTCGAGCACCGCCTGAATCTCCTCCGCACTCACCTGCACCCACTGGCCACGCACCTGGACAAGCGGGGCCTTGAGCAGGGCCAACGCCTCCAGTTCCTCGGGCGACATCCGCTCGCCCCCGAGCGCCACCTCCCAATCCACGTGCACGACCTCGTCGAGCGAGAGTCCCGACCCTCCCTGCATCTTGGGACTCTTCACGCTGGCGCGGACGGTGAGGCGCAGTTTCGTTCCCGTCCGCGTCCACCATGCGGGCAGCAGGACTCCGAAGCCGGCCTGCTCAAGAAGCAGCGAACGCTGCGTGAGGAACTCGTGTGCGCCCGTGGCGTCGAGTTCGTAGCCCGACGGCCGCTGCGTCTTCAGCGCCGCCTCGATACGCGGGCAGATGCCCGCCGCCTGCCCGAGCGACGACAGCAGGTGTTCCTGTGCCGAATACCCCGCCCGCTGAAGCACCGAGGTCGCATGGCCCCGCGCCGCCCAGGCATCCTCCGCGGGCACCAGCAGGCTCGGGTCGTCGGC belongs to Planctomycetota bacterium and includes:
- a CDS encoding DEAD/DEAH box helicase: MVVLHLAWFDGELVLWGESPRGAAGAQRPARRGRKRTEESAVASYPYGAAPEALEAALRDVGMAVEAKKARRGTTAWLPTRESVPIASSPLVAEPPESQGEAGLAPWRVEAMALTPGQAVDLLCRCVERATLAPGVLVGRDLAFWAQALRFAAALVARQQCLPAIEARDGGHRACWEPVFAGADAERLAALARAMPAVARALSAADTEAAPTTPAVEALRQFVGAVVDHLVRSTASGRAVGLSAPKRGRPRKKPAFDSVHDQWLHALRSPDGAMEGDEAELARFAEQVREWRRPLSVSVAAPFRLCFRLEEPESGVEAEARRRRKPRDTWRVRFLLQAADDPSLLVPAEDAWAARGHATSVLQRAGYSAQEHLLSSLGQAAGICPRIEAALKTQRPSGYELDATGAHEFLTQRSLLLEQAGFGVLLPAWWTRTGTKLRLTVRASVKSPKMQGGSGLSLDEVVHVDWEVALGGERMSPEELEALALLKAPLVQVRGQWVQVSAEEIQAVLDFWRKRGTETLTARQVVQMSLGAAEAVGGMPLAGIEATGWVGDVLRQLDGRAGIGELPVPQGFVGALRPYQARGYAWLAFLRQWGLGACLADDMGLGKTIQALALFQRDWEANGRRPVLLICPTSVVSNWQKEAERFTPGLPVMVHHGLERNRGEDFAEEAQRHALVVSSYALLHRDIEHLQKVPWLGVVLDEAQNIKNPETKQARAARSLGADYRVALTGTPVENNVGDLWSLMEFLNPGFLGSQAGFKREFFIPIQTDRDPEAAARLRRLTGPFILRRLKTDKSIIADLPEKQEMKVFCTLTKEQASLYAAVVKDAEDALEGAEGIQRKGVVLATLSKLKQVCNHPAQFLGDNSALPGRSGKLARLGEMLEEAIEVGDRALVFTQFAEMGAILKRHLEETFGREALFLHGGVPKAQRDRMVERFQTDGGPPLFILSLKAGGTGLNLTRANHVFHFDRWWNPAVENQATDRAFRIGQTRNVQVHKFLCAGTLEEKIDEMIERKKEVAAEVVGTGEGWLTELSNQQLKELFALRAEAVGE
- a CDS encoding WYL domain-containing protein, encoding MARGEPLIRQWNLLKLLQSYRFGTSAEELAERVGCSVRQVKRDLGVLQEVGFPILFEQRDFGKRFWKLSRDFVETGQVLLSVTEMLSLYLSRQLLAPLAGTQFGDGLSSALDKIKTMLPSKALTYFRSLDERLFVKSMPGHDYSAQDKEIRTINQAVAESRVLKVRYRSAHSGNIYEWRLEPYGIVLFGMSLYCVARLPDHNEMRTLKVERLLGVELTGETFERPYDFSLQEYLHGSFGIFTPGERVVAKVRFSGWAAVNVRELQWHPSQKLAEDSSDHVIAQFELADTTEFKRWVLGFGRHATVLAPKELAGEVADELAAAQATYCCEQREA
- a CDS encoding SWIM zinc finger family protein; translation: MSRWRRWRDYDDGYYRHFAPSRPREAKGGIKAQTRRGGFGQSWWARRWIAVLESFDIGARLGRGRSYARSGQVTHLEVGEGTVTAKVQGSRPEPYDVVIKVAALTKADWEKLAESLGKQAIFAAKLLAGEMPENIEGAFSAAGLSLFPGKSKDLVTDCSCPDWSNPCKHVAAVYYLLGEEFDRDPFLIFKLRGMTREKLVALLGAKAASQPKPEAASEPVSPPEPLPAEPGAFWGADDPKTIPLGEVRIPPIAAALPRRLGSFPFWRGREVFLDAMEAICASASPAGLAILLGEHRADEAGT